In Chitinophagales bacterium, a single genomic region encodes these proteins:
- a CDS encoding type II toxin-antitoxin system RelE/ParE family toxin gives MAVKKVCFFEKDKLIIVLHGFQKKTQKTPWKEIKKAIRLKKQYEIEKDANLHS, from the coding sequence TTGGCGGTGAAAAAAGTTTGCTTTTTCGAAAAAGACAAGTTGATCATTGTCCTTCATGGATTTCAGAAAAAAACTCAAAAAACACCTTGGAAGGAAATAAAGAAAGCAATCAGATTAAAAAAACAATATGAAATCGAAAAGGATGCAAACCTTCACTCTTGA
- a CDS encoding amidohydrolase family protein has translation MRKRSSRALVWGLLLFPMFLGAQTTFPVNGVAEPTDKAYAFTNAIIVKDASTTLQNATLVIKQGRIVAVGTGIAVPAGAIVVDCKGKFIYPSFIDIYTNYGLPAPQRAQAGFNFFGAAQLTSNQKGAYGWNQALRTDVDAGRLFAADATKAKQLRDLGFGTVLTHQMDGIARGTGAVVTLADEKENLTMVKPRATAHYSLSRGTSTQSYPSSMMGTIALLRQTFYDAQWYKSKPAAEGVNLSLQYFNEGLSLPQIFEANDKWNVLRADNIGTEWGVKFIFKAGGNEYQRIAEMRATNASFILPLNYPAAMDVDDPNDVRFVGLDDLKHWELAPGNAAAFEKAGINFCLTTSDLTNTTEFAANLRKAIEYGLTEKAALEALTKNPATLLGIYDQVGSLDAGKWANFVITNGPVFNEKTVVHQNWVQGHRYDVKNDSWYDVKGTYQFITKGSVQKNFQLELKEGGAASFIAQDTLTGKYTYNGKLVKLSYTEGRGPRAKETIMSGVANDPQNWTGSGTDADGKPFTWTASMTAPLVAKSDSARGPRPVEVGKVTYPFLAYGQEQLPGQETILIKNATVWTNEKEGVLSNTDVLLKGGKIAAIGKNLSDPAAKVIDGTGKHLSAGIIDEHSHIAAASINEGGQSVTSEVRIGDNLNPDDINIYRQLSGGVTSSHILHGSANTIGGQTQLIKLRWGANAEGLKFKGADGFIKFALGENVKRSSATQGNTRFPDTRMGVEQVLTDAFQRATDYQNQWKEAEANNKKKGATPIVVRRDLELDALVEIMNKKRFITCHSYVQSEITATMRVAERYGFPVNTFTHILEGYKVADKMKAHGANASTFSDWWEYKMEVIDAIPYNATIMQKVGLNVAINSDDAEMARRLNQEAAKSVKYGGMGEEDALKMVTLNPAKMLHVDDKVGSIKIGKDADVVLWSDNPLSIYAVAQYTIVDGTIYFSRDMDKELRQKNQEEKNRIIAKMAAAKRAPGANPGNFQRARPRFEVMHTCSEHAHEHGLLVVEGEE, from the coding sequence ATGAGAAAACGCTCGTCCAGGGCCCTGGTCTGGGGGTTATTGCTGTTCCCCATGTTCCTCGGGGCTCAGACCACCTTCCCGGTCAACGGGGTAGCCGAACCAACTGACAAGGCTTATGCATTTACCAACGCCATTATTGTTAAAGATGCCTCCACCACGTTGCAGAATGCCACGCTGGTGATCAAACAGGGGCGGATCGTTGCGGTAGGAACCGGCATTGCTGTTCCGGCCGGTGCGATCGTTGTAGATTGCAAAGGGAAGTTTATCTATCCCTCTTTCATTGATATTTATACCAATTATGGCCTTCCGGCTCCCCAACGGGCGCAGGCAGGGTTTAACTTTTTTGGAGCGGCCCAACTCACTTCCAATCAAAAGGGAGCTTATGGATGGAACCAGGCACTCCGGACCGATGTGGATGCCGGGCGTCTCTTTGCCGCCGATGCGACAAAAGCCAAACAATTACGTGATCTTGGTTTCGGTACCGTGCTGACCCATCAAATGGATGGGATCGCGAGAGGAACCGGAGCGGTTGTGACCCTGGCCGATGAAAAGGAGAATTTGACCATGGTCAAGCCTCGTGCCACGGCTCATTATTCCCTGAGCAGGGGAACCTCCACCCAGTCTTATCCCTCTTCGATGATGGGTACCATCGCCTTGTTGCGTCAAACTTTTTATGACGCGCAATGGTATAAATCAAAACCAGCCGCAGAAGGAGTGAACCTGTCCCTGCAATACTTTAACGAAGGACTCAGCCTGCCTCAGATCTTTGAGGCCAATGATAAATGGAATGTACTTCGGGCGGATAATATCGGCACCGAATGGGGTGTGAAATTCATTTTCAAAGCCGGGGGCAATGAATACCAGCGGATCGCTGAAATGAGAGCCACCAATGCTTCCTTTATTTTACCCCTGAACTATCCGGCCGCTATGGATGTGGATGACCCCAATGATGTACGCTTTGTGGGGTTGGATGACCTCAAGCACTGGGAACTGGCTCCGGGTAATGCCGCTGCTTTTGAAAAGGCGGGTATAAATTTCTGCCTGACCACCTCAGACCTGACGAATACCACTGAGTTTGCCGCCAATTTGCGCAAGGCCATTGAATATGGCCTGACAGAGAAAGCAGCCTTGGAAGCGTTGACCAAAAATCCAGCCACCCTCCTTGGAATTTATGATCAGGTAGGAAGTCTGGATGCTGGCAAATGGGCCAATTTCGTTATCACCAATGGTCCTGTTTTTAATGAAAAAACGGTGGTACATCAAAACTGGGTGCAGGGGCATCGTTATGATGTGAAGAATGATAGCTGGTATGATGTAAAAGGAACCTACCAATTCATCACCAAAGGCAGTGTTCAGAAAAATTTTCAATTGGAATTGAAAGAGGGCGGCGCGGCTTCTTTTATTGCGCAGGATACACTGACGGGAAAATATACCTACAATGGAAAATTGGTCAAACTCAGCTATACGGAAGGTCGTGGGCCACGTGCCAAAGAGACCATCATGAGCGGGGTGGCCAATGATCCACAAAACTGGACAGGGTCAGGAACAGATGCGGATGGTAAACCATTTACCTGGACAGCCAGTATGACGGCACCCCTGGTCGCCAAATCCGACAGTGCGCGTGGGCCACGTCCGGTGGAAGTGGGTAAGGTAACCTATCCCTTCCTCGCTTATGGACAAGAACAACTTCCAGGCCAGGAGACCATACTTATTAAAAATGCTACTGTTTGGACCAATGAAAAAGAAGGGGTGCTGAGTAATACCGATGTGCTGTTGAAAGGTGGAAAGATCGCGGCCATCGGAAAGAACCTGAGCGACCCCGCGGCAAAAGTGATTGATGGAACGGGTAAGCACCTTTCTGCCGGCATCATTGATGAGCATTCGCATATTGCAGCCGCTTCGATCAATGAGGGTGGCCAATCCGTTACTTCCGAAGTACGGATCGGTGATAACCTGAACCCGGATGATATAAATATCTATCGCCAATTAAGTGGAGGCGTAACTTCCTCGCATATCCTGCATGGTTCGGCCAATACCATTGGGGGCCAGACCCAGTTGATCAAATTGCGTTGGGGTGCCAATGCGGAAGGCCTGAAATTCAAAGGCGCCGATGGATTTATCAAATTTGCCCTTGGAGAAAATGTAAAACGCTCTTCCGCTACACAGGGCAACACCCGTTTCCCCGATACCCGGATGGGTGTGGAGCAGGTACTGACCGATGCCTTCCAACGCGCGACTGATTACCAAAATCAATGGAAGGAAGCCGAAGCAAATAATAAAAAGAAAGGCGCCACACCGATCGTGGTGCGTCGTGACCTGGAACTCGATGCGCTGGTGGAGATCATGAATAAGAAACGTTTCATCACATGTCACTCCTATGTACAGAGTGAGATCACAGCCACGATGCGTGTAGCCGAGCGGTATGGATTCCCGGTAAATACATTTACCCACATCCTGGAAGGATATAAAGTAGCGGACAAGATGAAAGCACACGGGGCCAATGCTTCAACCTTTAGTGACTGGTGGGAATACAAAATGGAAGTAATCGACGCTATTCCTTACAATGCCACCATCATGCAGAAAGTAGGATTGAACGTGGCGATCAACTCCGACGATGCTGAAATGGCCCGCCGGCTTAATCAGGAAGCGGCCAAGAGTGTGAAGTATGGAGGAATGGGTGAGGAAGATGCCTTGAAAATGGTTACCCTCAATCCCGCCAAGATGCTTCATGTAGATGACAAGGTAGGCAGTATCAAGATCGGGAAAGATGCCGATGTGGTGTTGTGGAGTGATAACCCGCTCAGCATTTATGCCGTAGCGCAATACACCATTGTTGATGGCACGATCTATTTTAGTCGTGATATGGACAAAGAACTTCGCCAGAAAAACCAGGAAGAAAAGAACCGTATCATCGCTAAGATGGCGGCCGCCAAACGCGCACCGGGTGCCAATCCGGGAAATTTCCAACGCGCGCGTCCCCGTTTCGAAGTGATGCATACCTGCAGTGAGCATGCACACGAGCATGGTTTGTTGGTGGTAGAAGGAGAGGAATAA
- the secA gene encoding preprotein translocase subunit SecA, with protein sequence MIGFISKLFGGSKSEKDVKSLWPQVTRINEYFNSYQSLSHDQLRAKTNEFRERIAAHLAPIDAEIAEKNAKAESLAFNDLMGKDAIYQEVDKLKKKRDEETEAILEAILPEAFAVVKETARRFKENTTLTSTATQLDRDLSVKRDYVKIEGDKAIHSNSWSAAGSLITWNMVHYDVQLIGGMVLHQGKIAEMATGEGKTLVSTLPAYLNALAGQGVHIVTVNDYLARRDQEWNGPIFEWLGVTVDCIDKHQPNTEDRRKAYQADITYGTNNEFGFDYLRDNMVHNADEMVQRKHHYAMVDETDSVLIDDARTPLIISGPVPRGDDQQYHILKPRVQQLVEAQEKIARNCLNEAKKRMAEGDDDPKGGGMQLYRAHRGLPKYGPLIKFLSEPGIKVKMQKTENYYLADQQKEMKRIDEELLFYIDEKNNSVDLTDKGIQMLTRAGEDPDFFVMPDIGMRLAEIEKTEATPDEKLQLKESALNEFRLKADRIHTVQQLLKAYTLFGKDVEYVVIEGQVKIVDEQTGRIMEGRRYSDGLHQAIEAKENVKIEAATQTYATVTLQNYFRMYHKLAGMTGTAETEAGEFWTIYKLDVVTIPTNLPMVRKDEQDMVFKTKREKYKAAIDEIERLRNEGRPVLVGTTSVEISELLSKMLHVKKIPHNVLNAKQHSREAQVVAEAGLAGAVTIATNMAGRGTDIKLGPGVKEAGGLAIIGTERHESRRVDRQLRGRAGRQGDPGSSLFYVALDDDLMRMFGSERIASIMDRLGYKEGEVIQHSMITKSIERAQKKVEENNFGIRKRLLEYDDVMNKQRNVIYGKRQHALFGERLALDIDNAFSIVAEGLVNAYKEQEDYDGFKLDCIVNFGIDTAIEKEEFLRGNAGELTDKLYLEATSHYQRKKDELKTQAMPVFKNIRVTQGRHIENVVVPFTDGTKGINALTNLQKMLDSQGEELCNALERTITLATIDDSWKEHLRAMDDLKQSVQTAYLEQKDPLVIYKVEAFNLFKIMDAEVNRNIVSFLCHAGLPVQEETAQLKEGRQEKTDMSRMRANKAEVEAAGEDYGANEKDYYDPSTGGAAVKHEPVKVGPKIGRNDPCPCGSGKKYKHCHGKEA encoded by the coding sequence ATGATCGGTTTCATTTCAAAGCTATTTGGAGGGAGTAAATCGGAGAAGGACGTTAAGAGCCTATGGCCCCAGGTAACCCGGATCAACGAATATTTTAATTCCTACCAAAGCCTTAGCCACGATCAACTGCGTGCCAAAACAAACGAATTCCGTGAACGAATTGCCGCCCACCTGGCACCGATCGATGCAGAGATCGCAGAAAAGAATGCCAAAGCGGAAAGCCTGGCCTTCAATGACCTGATGGGAAAGGATGCGATCTATCAGGAAGTGGATAAACTGAAAAAGAAAAGAGATGAAGAGACAGAGGCCATCCTGGAAGCCATTCTTCCGGAAGCCTTTGCCGTTGTTAAAGAAACCGCTCGCCGGTTCAAGGAAAATACTACGCTAACCTCGACCGCCACCCAACTCGATCGTGACCTGAGTGTAAAAAGAGATTATGTAAAGATCGAAGGCGACAAAGCCATTCACAGCAATAGCTGGAGTGCGGCCGGAAGCCTGATCACCTGGAACATGGTACATTATGATGTGCAGTTGATCGGTGGTATGGTACTGCATCAGGGAAAGATCGCCGAAATGGCGACCGGGGAAGGTAAAACCCTGGTATCCACCCTGCCCGCTTACCTGAATGCCCTGGCAGGACAAGGGGTACATATTGTAACCGTGAACGACTACCTGGCCCGTCGTGACCAGGAATGGAACGGCCCCATCTTTGAATGGCTGGGAGTCACCGTAGATTGTATTGACAAACACCAACCAAATACCGAAGATCGCCGAAAAGCGTATCAGGCCGATATCACTTACGGGACCAATAACGAATTTGGCTTTGACTATCTCCGCGACAACATGGTACACAATGCCGATGAGATGGTACAACGCAAACACCATTATGCCATGGTGGATGAAACCGACTCTGTATTGATCGATGATGCCCGTACTCCCCTGATCATCTCTGGTCCGGTACCCCGTGGTGATGACCAGCAATACCATATCCTTAAGCCTCGTGTACAACAATTGGTAGAGGCACAGGAAAAGATTGCCCGGAATTGCCTGAATGAAGCCAAGAAGCGAATGGCCGAAGGAGATGATGACCCCAAAGGCGGAGGCATGCAGCTTTACCGCGCGCACAGAGGCTTACCTAAATACGGCCCCCTGATCAAGTTCCTGAGTGAACCCGGTATCAAGGTAAAAATGCAGAAGACCGAGAACTATTATCTCGCCGATCAGCAGAAGGAGATGAAACGGATCGACGAGGAACTGTTGTTTTATATCGATGAGAAAAATAATTCGGTGGACCTCACCGATAAGGGAATCCAGATGCTTACCCGTGCCGGGGAAGATCCTGATTTCTTTGTGATGCCCGATATCGGTATGCGCCTCGCAGAAATTGAAAAGACCGAGGCCACACCGGATGAAAAACTCCAGTTAAAAGAATCAGCCCTCAATGAATTCCGGCTCAAAGCCGATCGTATCCATACCGTGCAGCAATTGCTCAAGGCTTACACGCTCTTTGGAAAAGATGTGGAATACGTTGTGATCGAAGGACAGGTTAAGATCGTGGATGAACAAACCGGTCGTATCATGGAAGGCCGCCGCTACAGCGACGGACTTCACCAGGCCATTGAAGCCAAAGAGAACGTGAAGATCGAAGCCGCTACGCAGACCTATGCCACGGTTACCCTCCAGAATTATTTCCGGATGTACCATAAACTGGCCGGTATGACCGGTACAGCCGAAACAGAAGCCGGTGAATTCTGGACCATTTACAAACTCGATGTGGTAACCATCCCCACCAACCTGCCCATGGTACGTAAAGATGAGCAGGACATGGTATTTAAAACCAAACGGGAAAAATACAAAGCAGCCATTGATGAGATCGAGCGGCTCCGTAATGAAGGCCGCCCGGTGCTGGTGGGCACCACCTCCGTGGAGATCAGTGAACTGTTGAGCAAAATGCTCCATGTAAAAAAGATCCCACACAATGTACTCAACGCCAAACAACATAGTCGCGAAGCACAGGTTGTTGCCGAAGCCGGATTGGCCGGTGCCGTTACCATCGCCACTAACATGGCGGGTCGGGGTACCGATATCAAACTGGGGCCTGGTGTAAAAGAAGCAGGTGGATTGGCCATCATTGGTACCGAGCGCCATGAAAGCCGGCGGGTTGACCGCCAGTTGCGTGGTCGTGCCGGTCGTCAGGGTGATCCCGGGTCTTCCCTGTTCTATGTGGCCCTGGATGATGACCTGATGCGGATGTTTGGTAGTGAACGTATCGCTTCGATCATGGACCGGCTTGGGTACAAAGAAGGCGAAGTGATCCAACACAGCATGATCACCAAGAGCATTGAAAGAGCACAGAAAAAAGTGGAGGAAAATAACTTTGGTATCCGTAAACGCCTGCTCGAGTACGATGACGTCATGAACAAGCAGCGGAATGTGATCTATGGCAAAAGACAACACGCACTCTTTGGCGAACGTCTCGCGCTGGATATCGACAATGCCTTCTCGATCGTAGCAGAAGGGTTGGTCAATGCCTACAAAGAGCAGGAAGATTATGATGGGTTCAAACTGGATTGTATCGTCAATTTCGGTATTGATACCGCCATTGAAAAAGAAGAATTCCTGCGTGGAAATGCCGGTGAACTCACCGACAAATTGTACCTGGAAGCGACTTCTCATTATCAACGCAAGAAAGATGAACTCAAGACCCAGGCGATGCCGGTCTTTAAAAATATCCGGGTAACACAGGGTCGCCATATCGAAAATGTGGTCGTTCCTTTTACCGATGGCACCAAAGGCATCAACGCCCTTACCAACCTGCAGAAAATGCTCGACAGTCAGGGAGAAGAACTCTGCAACGCGCTGGAAAGAACCATCACACTGGCCACGATCGATGATTCATGGAAGGAACATCTCCGTGCCATGGATGACCTGAAACAAAGTGTACAAACCGCCTACCTGGAGCAAAAAGATCCTCTGGTGATCTACAAGGTGGAAGCGTTCAACCTGTTCAAGATCATGGATGCGGAAGTGAACCGTAATATCGTTTCCTTCCTCTGTCATGCCGGTCTGCCTGTACAGGAAGAAACAGCCCAGTTAAAAGAAGGCCGTCAGGAAAAAACGGACATGAGCCGGATGCGGGCCAATAAAGCCGAAGTGGAAGCAGCGGGTGAAGATTATGGCGCCAATGAAAAAGATTATTATGATCCATCTACCGGTGGGGCCGCTGTAAAACACGAACCCGTCAAGGTTGGTCCCAAGATCGGGCGAAATGATCCCTGCCCCTGTGGTAGCGGAAAGAAATACAAGCATTGTCATGGGAAAGAGGCTTAG
- a CDS encoding amidohydrolase family protein gives MKKLLLIFLSIGLLSGIQAQENVYPAPAQKGLLFITHATIHVGNGTVINDGTIKVMDGKIQEVGTNIAVPSGDVTVYDVKGKHVYPGLIQASSSLGLVEVSSIRATSDVNEIGEMNPNIRSIVAYNTDSKVTNTLRNNGILLSNVVPGGSLITGSSSVVQLDAWNWEDAAYVMDNGIHFQMPSLLARRGGRGGFGGFGQQPAGDPVQRALDQIESVKAFFREAKAYLAESKHAEVNLKYEAVKGLFEKKQKLFVHCDIVKQMLIALDFAKEFGFQIVIVGGSDSWQIAELLKANNVPVILNQMHSLPTLIDDDVDQPYKTPALLQKAGVLFAINDEDGQFRGRNLAFNAGTAAAYGLSKEEALSAITLNVAKILGIDDRTGSIEKGKDANIVVCEGDILDMRSQLITDAFIQGRKVSLDDKQKQLFERYKYKYGVK, from the coding sequence ATGAAAAAGTTACTCTTAATATTTCTTTCGATCGGCCTGCTGAGTGGCATACAGGCCCAGGAGAATGTATATCCTGCGCCGGCGCAGAAGGGCCTGCTGTTTATTACCCATGCTACCATCCATGTAGGTAATGGCACGGTGATCAATGATGGTACGATCAAGGTTATGGATGGAAAGATTCAGGAAGTAGGGACGAATATCGCTGTCCCGTCCGGTGATGTAACCGTGTATGATGTAAAAGGGAAGCATGTCTATCCCGGGCTGATCCAGGCCAGTTCTTCGCTGGGTTTAGTCGAGGTGAGCAGCATTCGTGCCACCAGTGATGTGAATGAAATTGGGGAAATGAACCCGAATATCCGCTCCATCGTAGCGTATAATACCGATTCGAAGGTGACCAATACTCTTCGGAATAACGGCATATTGTTATCCAACGTTGTACCGGGTGGCAGCCTGATCACAGGGTCATCCTCTGTGGTGCAACTGGATGCCTGGAACTGGGAAGATGCGGCCTATGTAATGGATAATGGGATTCATTTTCAAATGCCTTCCTTGTTGGCGCGTCGTGGTGGCCGGGGTGGTTTTGGCGGATTTGGACAACAACCGGCAGGTGACCCGGTGCAAAGGGCCCTGGATCAAATTGAATCGGTGAAAGCTTTCTTTCGGGAGGCCAAGGCTTACCTGGCAGAATCAAAACATGCCGAGGTGAATCTGAAATATGAAGCTGTAAAAGGGTTGTTTGAAAAGAAGCAAAAACTCTTTGTGCATTGTGATATCGTGAAACAAATGTTGATCGCCCTGGATTTTGCCAAGGAGTTTGGGTTCCAGATCGTGATCGTGGGTGGGAGTGATAGCTGGCAGATCGCTGAGCTGTTAAAGGCCAACAATGTACCTGTCATCCTGAACCAGATGCATAGTCTGCCTACTTTGATCGATGATGATGTGGACCAACCTTATAAGACACCCGCGTTGTTGCAAAAAGCCGGGGTACTCTTTGCGATCAATGATGAGGATGGGCAGTTTCGTGGCCGCAACCTGGCCTTTAATGCAGGTACGGCCGCTGCTTACGGGTTAAGCAAAGAAGAAGCCTTGTCCGCCATTACGTTGAATGTAGCGAAGATCCTTGGTATCGATGACCGCACCGGGTCAATTGAAAAAGGAAAGGATGCAAACATTGTGGTATGCGAAGGCGATATCCTTGATATGCGTAGCCAGCTCATTACCGATGCTTTTATCCAGGGTCGTAAGGTCAGCCTGGATGACAAGCAGAAACAATTGTTTGAGCGATATAAGTATAAGTATGGGGTGAAGTGA
- a CDS encoding helix-turn-helix transcriptional regulator, whose translation MQTFTLEDLKNKHIGKKGTPKRDAYETEYETFRMGALLQMARKKKGLTQEELAEKVGTTKSYISKIENNIKEVRMSTLQKIVEIGLEGRIKLSILV comes from the coding sequence ATGCAAACCTTCACTCTTGAGGATCTGAAAAACAAGCATATTGGGAAAAAAGGTACCCCAAAACGAGATGCATATGAGACTGAATATGAGACTTTTCGTATGGGTGCTCTGCTACAAATGGCCAGAAAGAAGAAGGGCCTTACTCAGGAAGAATTGGCTGAAAAAGTAGGAACAACAAAATCTTATATCTCAAAAATTGAGAATAATATCAAAGAGGTAAGGATGTCAACATTACAGAAAATTGTAGAAATTGGACTCGAAGGGAGGATCAAATTGTCCATTTTGGTATAA